Part of the Halodesulfurarchaeum formicicum genome is shown below.
GATTCGACGGTATCGATCGGTTTGATTCCGAACTCCTCGACGAGCAGGTCGGTCACGCCCGCAGAGAGGAAGCCGGGCAGTGTGGGACCCAGCCGGATGTCCTCGACACCCTGGCTCAGGAGGGCCAGAAGCACGGTGACGGCCTTCTGCTCGTACCAGGCGATGTCGAAGGCGATCGGGAGGTCGTTGATGTCCTCGACGTCGAGGGCGTCCTGGAGCGCCGTCGCGATCCGGATGAGCGAGTAGGAGTCGTTACACTGGCCGGCGTCCAGCACCCGCGGGATGCCGTTGATATCCCCCAGATCCAGCTTGTTGTACCGATACTTGGCACACCCGGCCGTGAGAATGATCACGTCCTCCGGGAATTCCTTTGCCATCTCGGTGTAGTAGTTCCGCTCGGCGTGCCGACCGTCACAGCCGCCCATGACCACGAAGCCACGGATGTCGCCGGCCTGGATGCCCGCGATGATCTCGTCGGCCCGGTCGAGGACCGACTTGTGCGCGAAGCCGTTGGGAATCGTGCCGGATTCGATCTGTTCGGGCGGCTCCGTGCCCGTCGCGGCCTCAATGAGTGGCGAGAAGTCCTTGGGTTCGCCGTCCTCGCGACCGTCGATGTGGGGGACCTCCGGGAACCCGACGACGCCCGTGGTGTACACGCGGTCGGCATAGGAGTCCGACGGCGGGACCAGGCAGTTCGTCGTCAGGAGGACCGGGCCGTTGAACGCCTCGAACTCGCGGTGCTGTTCCCACCAGGCGTTGCCGTAGTTGCCCACGAAGTGGTCGTACTCCTTGAACGCCGGGTAGGCGTTCGCCGGCAGCATCTCGCCGTGAGTGTACACGTCCACACCCTCGCCTTCGGTCTGTTCGAGGAGTTCCTCCATGTCCTTCATGTCGTGCCCGCTGATCAGGATCCCCGGCCGGTCGCCCACGCCGATGTCGACCTCGGTCGGCTCGGGGTGGCCGTAGGTGTCGGTGTGAGCCGTATCGAGGATCTCCATGACCTCGACACCCACCTCGCCCGCCTCCAGGACGAGGTTCGTCAGCTCCTCCGCGTCGTAGCGATCGTCCACCGTCGCGGCCAGCCCACGAGTGACGAAGGCAAAGACCTCGTCTTTGGTTTCGCCCAGGGCATAGGCGTGATCGGCATACGAGGCGATTCCCTTCAGCCCGTAGGTGAGCAGTTCCCTGAGCGAGCGCAGGTCCTCGTCTTCGGTGCGCAACGCGCCGACCGTGGATGGGTCGGCCTTCTCGTGGAAGTCTGTGGGGTCCTCGCCGGTCCAGGTCGCTGCCTCGGGCAACGAAGAGTCGTCTAGCTCGCCGACCTCGCGCTCGTAGGTCTCCCGCAATGCCGCGCGTCGACGCTGGGTCTCGGCGATTCGGTCTTCGAACCACTCGGGGTCGAAGTTGACGTTCGTGATCGTCGAGAAGAGACTCTCGGCGACGAAGACATCGAGGGCTTCGTCAGTGATTCCTTCCGCCCGTGCCCGCTCGGCGATGGCGGACAGGCCCTTGAGCTCCCAGACCAGGAGGTCCTGGAGGTTGCTCGTCTCGGCGTCTTTCCCACAGACGCCCACGTCGGTACAGGCCTCGTTGGCCGCGGTCTCCTGGCACTGATAGCAGAACATGCTCATGCCGACCACCGTCGAGAGTCACAGATTGTTCGACACGACCCGACTGGGCTCGCTCGTGACGTAACTGAATGCATGCACCCGGATTTTCGCCACGAACCGGCGAAGGGGTTCTGACGAACATGTTCGTTCGGCCCGGCGACCGCTCACTCGCCCCAGTCGACCAGTCGCTTTTCGCCCTCCAGACTCCGAACGTCAAAACCGCCTGATCACTCGCGTCGATCAGCGTCGAAAAGTGATGCGGCCGCGTTCTCGGCCGCCGCGACCCGGTCCGCCAGTCGATCGCGGGCCGGCCCCTCCAGAAAGTCGAGGTTCCCCGACGCCGTGGCCAGCGCCGCCCGGAGAGCCCCCGTTAGGAGCATGCGACCCGTCTGCAGGTCCTGTCCCACGCTGTCGATGGCAAGTGACGAGAGCTCACTGGCCCCTGAAAGCACGTTCAGACACGTCTCGGCGATGGCGAGTGGGATCGCGACGAGCTGTTCCTGGACGTGCCGATCGAGAGCGGGCGTGCCACCAAAGGCGGATTCGACGAGTCTGGCGTCCGCGTCGGCGAGGGCGAGGAGGAGTGCACGATCGGCGGCCAGCCGCTCACCGATTCCCTCGACCTGGGCTTCCTGGTGTCCGGCCGCGGCCGTGTGGACGGCGGCCATCTCCGCGAGTGCCGCACCGATCGCGCCGACAGTCGCGGCCCCGGAACCGCCCGCCGGCGCCACGTCTCGCGAGGCGATGGCGTCGAGAAACGCCCCCAACTCGGTGCTGATGGACGTATCGCTCCCCGTCACCGTTCCTCCAGCGTGCCGGGCCGAGTCAACAGGACCGATTCAGGATCGACTGGGGCGTCCATGTCCGGTCGTGATCGGCCCACCGAAAAGAGCCTTCCCCCGAACTTTTCTCCTCGCCCCGTGATGGGAAGGCATGCGCGCCGCCGTCTACCGCGGGCCGGGCGAGATCGAGATCGAGGAGGTGCCACGGCCCCAGGTCGAGTCCCCGACCGACGCCGTCATCCGAGTTACCCACACCGCGATCTGTGGCTCTGACCTCTGGTTCTACCGCGGCCTGAGCGATCGGGAGGTCGGCTCGCGAGTGGGCCACGAACCGATGGGCATCGTCGAAGAGGTGGGCGAGGCAGTCACCTCGGTCGAACCTGGTGACCGGGTCATCGCCCCCTTCGCGATTAGCTGTGGCGAGTGTGAGTTCTGTCGGAAGGGGCTGTACACCTCCTGTGAAGAGGAGGCCTCCTGGGGCGAGGCCAACGGCGGCGGACAGGGCGAGTACGTCAAAACCCCGTTCGCCGATGGGCATCTGGTTCGCGTGCCGGACCGCCACGCAGACGACGAAGACACCCTGCGCTCGCTCCTCCCGCTGACCGACGTGCTGGGCACCGGCCACCACGCGGCGGTGAGCGCTGGTGTCGACGCGGGCGATACGGTCGTGGTCATCGGCGACGGGGCGGTTGGCTTGAGCGGGGTGCTCGCCGCCCAGCGACTGGGTGCCGAGCGCATCATCGCGATGGGACACCACGAAGATCGGTTGGCCCTCGCCGAGGACTTCGGCGCGACCGAAACGATCGCCGCCCGCGGGGAGACCGCCGTCGAGCGGGCCAGGGAGCTGACCTACGGCGGGGCCAACCACGTCATGGAGTGTGTAGGGGCCGGATCGGCCATGGACACCGCCATCGACGTGGCTCGTGACGGGGGCACGATCGGCTACGTCGGCGTGCCCCACGGCGTCGAGGAAGCGGGCCTGGACATTCACGGGCTCTTCCGTGGGAACGTGACCCTCCAGGGCGGGGTCGCACCGGTCCGGGACTACGCCGAAGAACTCATGGCCGACGTCGTGGGCGGGACCCTCGACCCCGCGCCGATCTTCACGAAAACCGTCGATCTGGACGGTGTGCCGGAGGGGTATCGCGCCATGGACGACCGCGAGGCGATCAAAGTGCTCGTCAAACCCTGGGACTGATCAGGTGAAAGCCGCGATCAGATCTTTGCCGTCCACGTAGGGAATGCCGTGTTTCTCGGCGTAGGCCCGGGCGTCCTCGGTCTGCAGGGCCTCGCCAGTCTCGTCGTCGAGCATCTCACAGACGACCGCGGCCGGCGGGCGGCCGGCCTCGTGAGCCAGCGCGACGCCCATCTCGGTGTGCCCCTTCCGGTCGGAGAGGCCATAGCGTGAGGCCCGAAGCAGATGGACGTGGCCCGGTGCACGAAACTCCCTGGGGAAATCGACCGCCTCCGGATCGGCCGCGGCCTCGCCCAGCCGGCTGATCGTCAGGGCCCGATCCGCGTCCGTGATCCCGGTGTAGGTGTCCCGGTGGTTGACCGTGAGCGAGAACGAGGAGCGCTCGTCATAGCCCAGGTGATCGCTCTCCGCGACGGGGTGATCGATCTCGTCGGCCAGGAACGGCAACTCGAAGGCGTCTGCCACCTCCGGACCGAGCGCGACACAGATCAGGCCACCCGCGTCGTTGCGGAGCCGCGAGACTGCCGCCGAGTCCACGTCCCCCGCCGGGTAGACCATATCGACCTCGCCCTCCCGGTCGTCGAAGTCGTGGATCAACACCGGCTGGCCGGCGGCAAACGCCTCGACGGCGGCCGCGACCGTCCCGGTCGACGTGGACTTATGCTGACTCGACATAGACACTCACCTCGTCACCGTCTAACAGCCCCAGTTCGTCCCGGACCCGCTCGGGCGCGATGATCTCTAGCTCCGCCGTGTCGTGGTGGGTCCGGTCTGGCTCGATGACGTGGGCCCGCTCGAAGGTGTGCCCGTCCGTGGACTCGATGACCGCCGGATAGCAGGTCGCCCCGCCGTAGGTCCGTTCCTCGTCCTCCCAGGCGGTGATGTCCACACCCTCCAGGGAGGCCATCCCGGAGCGCTCGCGCTTGCTCGCGGCCGAGAGCGTGACGTTGAGCGTGCCCGGATAGGGATCGTAGCCCAGTTTCTCCTCGAACTGGACCTTGTACCCCGGAAGCGTGACGTAGTGCCGTCCCTCGCCCATCCCGGTGGTGATCGTCCCCGCCAGGCTCAGACTCCCCTTCTGCTCGAAGATAGCCCGGTAGTCCTCGTACTCGCGTTTGAGCAGCCCGATCCCCGTCTCGGTGAGTTCGACGAACTGGCCGTCCCCGACCTTCTCCCGGCTGATGCACTCGGCGTCCTCAAGGGCCTGAAGCCGCCGGGAGGCAGTCTGTGTCGAGACCCCGAGGTCCTCCCCGAGGGACCGACACGAGACTTTCACCTCCCCGCGATGAGCCCCATCGAGGGCCAGGCGTTTCAGCACGGCTAGCTCGTCAAAGCCGACGGCAAGCGTGCCGGCGTCGACTGACATACGCCAAAGTTGGGCCCTCGGGCGCATAAGAATACCGGAACTGGAATGAATTCCAAAAATGGAACGCTACTCGGCCAGTTCCGGGACGACCGTCTCGGGGTCGGTCGAAAGCATGGCCACGTTCGAGGGCGGGGCTTCGCGGAACACGTCGTAGGCCGGGAGATGGTCCTGGACCGAGCGGGCGAAGTCGACGACTTCCTCGTGGTCGGGCATCGCCGAGCGGTCGAGCCGGTCCCTGGAGGTGCCGACGTGCATGTACCCCTTGATCTCGATGAAATCCGGGGCCGCCCGGCGGTACAGGTCGGCGTAGGCCGCCGGATCATGCATGTTCTCGCCGGCGACCAGCGTGGTCCGAATCGTCGTTCGGGAGTCGTGGGCCGCGAGCACGTCCAGGGATTCGTCGAGGGCGTCCCAGGCGGCCTCCTCACGCGGCCGGACGACCGACTCGTAGGTCTCCCGGTCGGGGGCGTCGACACTCACGTACAGCTGGGTCGGTTCGGCCGCTTCGAGGACGGTCGGTCGGGTCCCGTTGCTCACCAGGAAGGTGGTGAACCCCCGGTCGTGATAGGCCTCGATGAGTTCCGGGAGATGGGGATAGAGGGTCGGTTCGCCGTCCAGACTGATGGCGACGTGCTGGGGATCGAGGGCTTCCTCGAGCCGTTCATCGGGCACGTCGTCGTTGCCACCAAAGCCCGAGAGCAGTTCGCGCTGGAGGTCGATCGAGGCCTCGACGACGGCTTCGGGGGACTGCCAGTCGACACCGTCCAGTTCGTAGGTGTGGCCGGCGTGATCCCGCCAGCAGAAGACACAGCGTTCGTTACAGCGGACGACGGGGGTCATCTGGACACACCGGTGTGAGCGGATGCCGTAGAAGCGCTGTTTGTAGCAGGTGCCCTCGCCGCGGAGGGCGTTTTTCGTCCAGCCACAGGTCTGGACCGCCGTGTGATCGACCGTGTGGTAGTTCGGCCCGGATACCTGCTGGGTCATCGAGCCTGTTTGGCCGTGGGCGGGCAAAAGCGTACTGCCCCCGACCGACATGCAGAACCCCTATAGGCCGTGCCCGACACCCAACGCGTATGTTGATTGACTTCCGCGAGGAGGTCGAGTCCGCACTCGCCGGCGCGCTCGATTCCCTCGACTTGCCGGGCGAGGACCTCGGCATCGAGACCCCGCCCGAGGACGTCTCCGCGATTCTGGCTTCGAGTGTCGCCTTCCGACTCGCCGGTGTGGCAGAGCGCCCACCCCCCGCCGTCGCAGAGGACATCGCCGCGGCGATCGACGCCACGGATCTGACCTACGTCGGATCGGTCGACACCCAGGGCCCGTACGTGAACTTCCACCCCGCCGAGGCCTACTACGAGGAGACCCTGGACACAGCCCAGTCAGCGAGTTACGGGCACCGACCCGAGAAGGGCGAGTCGGTCGTGGTCGAGCACACCAGCGCGAACCCGACGGGGCCGGTCCACGTCGGTCGCGCCCGGAACCCGATTCTCGGGGACGCCATCGCCCGGATCATGGACCTGGCGGGCTACGACGTCGACACCCACTACTACGTGAACGACGCCGGCCGCCAGATCGCCGTCTTCACCTGGGCCTACGAGACCTTCGAGGAATCGGAGTTGCCCGAACCGGAGCGAGACAGCCCCGAATACGAGATGGTACGGTACTACCGCCGGGGGAACACGTTCCTGGAGGAGGGACCCGAGGAGGAGGTCGAGGCCGCCGAGGCGGAGATCCAGTCGCTCATGCAGGGGCTGGAACGCGGGGACGAGACGGCCTACGAACGGGTGAGCGAGGTCGTCGACACGGTCCTCGCCGGGATGCAGCGCTGTCTCGAACGGCTCCCCGCGACCTTCGAGGAGTTCGTCAAGGAGACCCGATTCATCAAGGACGGGAGCACCGAGTCCGTCGCCACCCGCCTGCAGGAGAGCGGGCTGGCCTACGAGGACGAGGGCGCCTGGCACCTGGATCTGGCCGATCGCGGGTTCGAGAAGGACCTGGTCTTCATGCGGTCCGATGGGACGAGTCTGTACACGACCCGTGATCTGGCCCACCACGAGTGGAAATTCGAGAACTACGATCGGGCGGTGACCGTCCTCGGCGAGGATCACAAGCTCCAGGCCAGACAGCTCCAGGCCGCCCTGGACGTGCTGGGCAAGGACCCCACCCAGCTCACCGACGTGATCTACTCCTACGTGAACCTCCCCACGGGGAAGATGAGCACGCGGGCCGGGACGGGCGTGGACCTGGACGATCTACTCGACGAGGCCGTCGATCGAGCCAGAGAGGCCGTCGAATCCCGCATGGGCGATCGGATCCGGGACGACGAGTTGACCGAGTCGGACGTAACGAGAATCGCCGAGCAGGTCGGGATCGGCGCGGTCCGGTATGACATCGTCTCGAAACAGCCCAGCAAGCCGATCACGTTCAAGTGGGACGACGCCCTGGACTTCGAGGGCCAGAGTGCCCCCTACGTGCAGTACGCCCACGCCCGGACCTGCGGGATCGTCGACGAGGCGGCCGACACAGTGGCGCCAGCCCCGGACGCCTCGTTGCTGGGGACGGAAGCGGAGCGGGAACTCCTGGAACGGATCGCCGCGTTCCCGGCCCGGATCGAGGAGAGCGCCCAGGATCTCGAGCCACATACGATCGCGACCTACGCCCGCGAGCTGGCGGATGCTGTCAACGTCTTCTACCGGGAGTGTCCGGTGCTGGGCGATGGCGTCGACCCGGACCGGTCAGCGGCCCGGTTGGCCCTGGTCGTCGCGGCCCGCAACACACTCGCGAACGCGCTCTCGGCACTGGGAATCGCCGCCCCGGAGTCGATGTAATCAGCCCAGCAAGCCGCCAGTCAACCGCGAGAGAATAGATCGGTCGTTCGCCTCGTTTTCTTCAGTCTCCGGTTGTGATGCAGTCGATCCGCCGTTCGACGCGGTACCGTTTGACTCCTCGACCGATTCGATGGTTGCGGCGATGCCGCTCTGGGGGTGTTCGGCCGGCTTTCCAGGCTGCTTCGTCTCCGAATCGACAGTCTGGTCCGGCGACGAATCGCCCCAGGTGCGGGGCAACGGCTCGTCGAGCAGGCCGTAGGCGACCTCCCGGTAGGCCTGGGCTGCGGGGCTCTCCCGGTCGATCGTCACGAGCGGGGTGCCTTCCCGCTCGCTCATCTGGACAGCCCCGTCCTCCGGCACCGAACCGAGCAGTGGAGCACCGATTCGCTCCGCGACCGCCTCCGGAGTCTGTTCGCCCGCCCCACCAGTACGGGTCACGAGGACCCCCTCGATCTCGCCCAGCCGGTCGACGAGATCGCGGGTCTTGACCGCGTTCGTGATCGCCGCCTCGGTGGGGGTGCTCACCAGTACGACGCCGTCCGCCAACCCGAGCGGGACGGTCACGTCGTGGCTCAGGCCCCCACCCCCGTCGAGCACGACCACGTCGTACTGAGTTCGTAACGTCTCGATTACCGCGCCGAGCCCGGCGGGGTCGGCCTGACCGAAGGCCGCGAGGTCACGGCTGCCGAGGACGACGTCGAACTCGCCCGCGTCCGTGATTGTGGCCTCGATTTCGGCCTCGCCGGCCAGCACGTCGTGGAGCGTGGGCCCCGAAGAAGGGACGTCGAGCAGGTCGGCCAGATTCGCCATCCCCAGGTCGACATCGACCACCACGACCGACTGACCGGCCTCGACGAACGCCGCCCCGAGGTTGATCGCGGTCGTGGTCTTGCCCACCCCGCCCTTGCCACTCGCCACGGCGTACACGTCGCCATCGGTCATCGGAGAATACTCCACGTCTTCGACGTATAAAGGATGGGGCCGATCGGCCCCTGAACAGGCCACAGCACCGCTGAATTGTCGGTATGTACTATTGTCGAGTCACTGTTCGCCGCCGAGCACTGCAAAAAGTCGGTCGCTGAACTCCGCCGACGAGACCCCATCCGAGGGGCCGAGCCCGTTCATGTGCTCGATGGAGAGTTGGCCCCCGCCCATCCGGGAGTGGCCACCGGCCCCCGCCATCGGAATGTCCGCCACGGCCTCCTGGAGGGCCCGCCCCATGTGGACGCGGTCGTCCCGCGAGCGGCCCGAGAGGTGCAACGTGCCGTTCTTCTGCCCCATGACGACGACGGCGGTCACGCCCTCCAGGTTGAGCAGTTCGTCTGCGGCCTGCGGGATGGCGTCCACGTTCGAGAGTTCGCCGACGTCGCTCACCGCGAACGGCCCCTGGACCTCGCGGCTCTCGATCGCCCGGGCCTTCACGTCGAGGACCTCCGCGTCGACCTCGGGGTGGGCGACCCGGTCGAGGGTGTCCTCGTCGATCGCGGGATAGAGAAACGCGCTCGCGTCGAATTCGGCCTCCGAACAGCCCCGCGTGAGGTGGTCGGTGTCCGAGAGCACGCCGTAGAGCAGGCCCGTCGCCACCTCGGTCGGAAGTGGCCGCTCGGCGTCCTCGGTCGCCGGTTCGAACCCCGCCGCCTGGAGGTATTCGACGAGAATCGTCGCGGCGGCCCCATACTCCGGGCGGACGTCCGTGAATCGGCGTCCGGTACCGTCTCCGGGGTGGTGATCGATCACGGCGATTGGGTCGATGTCGCTTGCGCCGTCGAACCCCCGGGCCGTGTTGTGATCGACGAGAACCACGTCCTCGGGCAGGTCGGCGGCCGTCTCGATCGGATCGACCTGCACGTCGAGGACGGTGCGAAAGGCTCGGTTCTCCTGGTGGCGGATCTCCCCGGGATACCGGAGGTCGGTTTCGACTCCCAGGTCCGCAGCGAGGAGTTCGACCCCCATCGCGGTGGCCATCGCGTCCGGATCGGGGTTCGGGTGCATGAGCACGGCAACCCGATCGCGACCCGACAGCACCCGTTTCAATTTGAGCCCGGCCGCTCGGCGGGAGCGAACCAAGCGATACACGCCACCACCGAAAACGACGAGCGCGAGGACCGCGAGGCCGGCCGCCGCCGGTGGGTTCGCCTCGACGAACCGCAACACCGAGTCGGTGAGAGCACGAACCGCGCCCGGTAGCAGCGCTCCAGGCATCTGTGTACAGTCTCACGCTACCCCATAATGAAGGTTGACGCATTCCGTTGGTGGCCGGACGCTCGCCCATTCCGGCCCTTTATTTATCTCCGTCGTGGAGATTCAAGCAACTGATCACATGAGCGATGACTCCACCGGGGGCGAGGAACACGCCGACCGCCGGAAATACGAGTTCCGAAAGGTCATCGAGGACCTGGAGGACCACACCGGCAGCGGCACGCAACTCGTGAGTATCTACGTCCCGCCGGATATGCAGATCTCCGACGTGGTCGCCCACGTCACCCAGGAGTACAGCGAGGCCTCGAACATCAAGTCAAAGCAGACCCGAACGAACGTCCAGGACGCCCTCTCCTCGATCAAGGCGCGGCTGAAGTACTACGACACGCCACCCGAACGCGGCATGGTCCTGTTCTCCGGCGCCGTCGACGAGGGCGGGGGCCAGACGGACATGGTCACCGAAGTGCTGGAGAATCCGCCGGACCCGATCGAGTCCTTCCGCTATCACTGTGACTCGGCGTTTCTCACAGAACCCCTGGAGCACATGCTCGCGGACAAGGGCCTCTACGGGCTCATCGTCCTCGACCGCCGCGAGGCAAACGTCGGCTGGCTCAAGGGCAAGCGCGTCGAGCCGGTCAAGTCCGCCTCCTCGCTGGTCCCGGGCAAGCAGCGCAAAGGGGGGCAGTCCGCCCAGCGGTTCGCCCGCCTGCGCCTGGAGGCCATCGACAACTTCTACCAGGAGATCGCCGAGATGGCCGACGAGCTCTTTGTCCCCAAACGCCACGAGCTGGACGGCATCCTGGTGGGCGGCCCCTCGCCGACCAAAGACGAGTTCCTCGACGGCGACTATCTCCACCACGAACTCCAGGAGAAGGTCCTCGGCAAGTTCGACGTGGCCTACACCGACGAGTCCGGGCTCTACGACCTGGTCGACAAGGGCCAGGAGGCCCTGGCCGACGCCGAACTCACCCAGGACAAAAACGACATGGAGGAGTTCTTCAAGGAACTCCACGGCGGCGAACTCGCGACCTACGGCTTCGGCCCGACTCGCGAGAACCTCGTGATGGGGTCGGTCGAAACGTTGCTCCTCTCGGAGGACCTGCGCAAGGAGGTCGTCACCTATACGTGCCCGAACGGGCACTCCGACCGCGAACTGATCGACCCGCGCCACGAAACGCCCGAGCACACCTGTACGGAGTGTGGCGAACCGCCGGAGTCGACCGAACGCGAGGACGCCATCGAACATCTCATGGGAATCGCCGAACAGCGCGGCACCGAGACCCACTTCATCTCGACGGACTTCGAGAAGGGCGAGCAGTTGCTCACCGCCTTCGGCGGGATCGCCGGTATTCTGCGCTACCAGACCGGCGTCTGATCGGGATCGCTTTCAGTCCGGACGGGAGACGCCCCGAAATTCGAACCGGGCCCCACCAGCCTCGCTCTCGGTTACCGCAAGCTCCCAGCCGTGGGCGTCCGCGATCTGGGTGACGATCGAGAGCCCCAGGCCGTTTCCACTCGCCGATTCCGTGTGGCCGGTCTCGAACACCGCGTTTTGCTCCGCTTCGGGAATGCCAGCCCCGTCGTCCGCGACGTAAAAGCCGTCCTCGAGATCCCCGACGGTCACGGTGACCGCCTCGCCGCCGTGTTCGACGGCGTTCCGGAAGAGGTTCTCGAGCAGTTGCCGAAACCGGCTCCGATCGGCCAGGATGGTTCCAGTCGCCTCGACGGTGAGCGCTGCGGGGTCCGTGTCCACCTGCGTCCAGCAGGTCGCAGCGAACTCGGAGAGGGCGACGGGTTCCGCCTCGCTCGCCCCCTCACCGGCCCGGGCGAGTGCCAGCATGTCCTCGATGAGTTCCAGACTGCGGTCGACGCCGTCTTTCGCGGCGGTGAGGTGGTCGGTCGAGCCGGT
Proteins encoded:
- the hcp gene encoding hydroxylamine reductase, which codes for MSMFCYQCQETAANEACTDVGVCGKDAETSNLQDLLVWELKGLSAIAERARAEGITDEALDVFVAESLFSTITNVNFDPEWFEDRIAETQRRRAALRETYEREVGELDDSSLPEAATWTGEDPTDFHEKADPSTVGALRTEDEDLRSLRELLTYGLKGIASYADHAYALGETKDEVFAFVTRGLAATVDDRYDAEELTNLVLEAGEVGVEVMEILDTAHTDTYGHPEPTEVDIGVGDRPGILISGHDMKDMEELLEQTEGEGVDVYTHGEMLPANAYPAFKEYDHFVGNYGNAWWEQHREFEAFNGPVLLTTNCLVPPSDSYADRVYTTGVVGFPEVPHIDGREDGEPKDFSPLIEAATGTEPPEQIESGTIPNGFAHKSVLDRADEIIAGIQAGDIRGFVVMGGCDGRHAERNYYTEMAKEFPEDVIILTAGCAKYRYNKLDLGDINGIPRVLDAGQCNDSYSLIRIATALQDALDVEDINDLPIAFDIAWYEQKAVTVLLALLSQGVEDIRLGPTLPGFLSAGVTDLLVEEFGIKPIDTVESDIQEILATIDGEPTQPAMSD
- a CDS encoding cyclodeaminase/cyclohydrolase family protein — protein: MTGSDTSISTELGAFLDAIASRDVAPAGGSGAATVGAIGAALAEMAAVHTAAAGHQEAQVEGIGERLAADRALLLALADADARLVESAFGGTPALDRHVQEQLVAIPLAIAETCLNVLSGASELSSLAIDSVGQDLQTGRMLLTGALRAALATASGNLDFLEGPARDRLADRVAAAENAAASLFDADRRE
- a CDS encoding zinc-dependent alcohol dehydrogenase family protein — translated: MRAAVYRGPGEIEIEEVPRPQVESPTDAVIRVTHTAICGSDLWFYRGLSDREVGSRVGHEPMGIVEEVGEAVTSVEPGDRVIAPFAISCGECEFCRKGLYTSCEEEASWGEANGGGQGEYVKTPFADGHLVRVPDRHADDEDTLRSLLPLTDVLGTGHHAAVSAGVDAGDTVVVIGDGAVGLSGVLAAQRLGAERIIAMGHHEDRLALAEDFGATETIAARGETAVERARELTYGGANHVMECVGAGSAMDTAIDVARDGGTIGYVGVPHGVEEAGLDIHGLFRGNVTLQGGVAPVRDYAEELMADVVGGTLDPAPIFTKTVDLDGVPEGYRAMDDREAIKVLVKPWD
- the ribB gene encoding 3,4-dihydroxy-2-butanone-4-phosphate synthase, whose translation is MSSQHKSTSTGTVAAAVEAFAAGQPVLIHDFDDREGEVDMVYPAGDVDSAAVSRLRNDAGGLICVALGPEVADAFELPFLADEIDHPVAESDHLGYDERSSFSLTVNHRDTYTGITDADRALTISRLGEAAADPEAVDFPREFRAPGHVHLLRASRYGLSDRKGHTEMGVALAHEAGRPPAAVVCEMLDDETGEALQTEDARAYAEKHGIPYVDGKDLIAAFT
- a CDS encoding DUF120 domain-containing protein, whose protein sequence is MSVDAGTLAVGFDELAVLKRLALDGAHRGEVKVSCRSLGEDLGVSTQTASRRLQALEDAECISREKVGDGQFVELTETGIGLLKREYEDYRAIFEQKGSLSLAGTITTGMGEGRHYVTLPGYKVQFEEKLGYDPYPGTLNVTLSAASKRERSGMASLEGVDITAWEDEERTYGGATCYPAVIESTDGHTFERAHVIEPDRTHHDTAELEIIAPERVRDELGLLDGDEVSVYVESA
- the twy1 gene encoding 4-demethylwyosine synthase TYW1, whose product is MTQQVSGPNYHTVDHTAVQTCGWTKNALRGEGTCYKQRFYGIRSHRCVQMTPVVRCNERCVFCWRDHAGHTYELDGVDWQSPEAVVEASIDLQRELLSGFGGNDDVPDERLEEALDPQHVAISLDGEPTLYPHLPELIEAYHDRGFTTFLVSNGTRPTVLEAAEPTQLYVSVDAPDRETYESVVRPREEAAWDALDESLDVLAAHDSRTTIRTTLVAGENMHDPAAYADLYRRAAPDFIEIKGYMHVGTSRDRLDRSAMPDHEEVVDFARSVQDHLPAYDVFREAPPSNVAMLSTDPETVVPELAE
- the argS gene encoding arginine--tRNA ligase, which translates into the protein MLIDFREEVESALAGALDSLDLPGEDLGIETPPEDVSAILASSVAFRLAGVAERPPPAVAEDIAAAIDATDLTYVGSVDTQGPYVNFHPAEAYYEETLDTAQSASYGHRPEKGESVVVEHTSANPTGPVHVGRARNPILGDAIARIMDLAGYDVDTHYYVNDAGRQIAVFTWAYETFEESELPEPERDSPEYEMVRYYRRGNTFLEEGPEEEVEAAEAEIQSLMQGLERGDETAYERVSEVVDTVLAGMQRCLERLPATFEEFVKETRFIKDGSTESVATRLQESGLAYEDEGAWHLDLADRGFEKDLVFMRSDGTSLYTTRDLAHHEWKFENYDRAVTVLGEDHKLQARQLQAALDVLGKDPTQLTDVIYSYVNLPTGKMSTRAGTGVDLDDLLDEAVDRAREAVESRMGDRIRDDELTESDVTRIAEQVGIGAVRYDIVSKQPSKPITFKWDDALDFEGQSAPYVQYAHARTCGIVDEAADTVAPAPDASLLGTEAERELLERIAAFPARIEESAQDLEPHTIATYARELADAVNVFYRECPVLGDGVDPDRSAARLALVVAARNTLANALSALGIAAPESM
- a CDS encoding MinD/ParA family ATP-binding protein, producing MTDGDVYAVASGKGGVGKTTTAINLGAAFVEAGQSVVVVDVDLGMANLADLLDVPSSGPTLHDVLAGEAEIEATITDAGEFDVVLGSRDLAAFGQADPAGLGAVIETLRTQYDVVVLDGGGGLSHDVTVPLGLADGVVLVSTPTEAAITNAVKTRDLVDRLGEIEGVLVTRTGGAGEQTPEAVAERIGAPLLGSVPEDGAVQMSEREGTPLVTIDRESPAAQAYREVAYGLLDEPLPRTWGDSSPDQTVDSETKQPGKPAEHPQSGIAATIESVEESNGTASNGGSTASQPETEENEANDRSILSRLTGGLLG
- a CDS encoding DHH family phosphoesterase — its product is MPGALLPGAVRALTDSVLRFVEANPPAAAGLAVLALVVFGGGVYRLVRSRRAAGLKLKRVLSGRDRVAVLMHPNPDPDAMATAMGVELLAADLGVETDLRYPGEIRHQENRAFRTVLDVQVDPIETAADLPEDVVLVDHNTARGFDGASDIDPIAVIDHHPGDGTGRRFTDVRPEYGAAATILVEYLQAAGFEPATEDAERPLPTEVATGLLYGVLSDTDHLTRGCSEAEFDASAFLYPAIDEDTLDRVAHPEVDAEVLDVKARAIESREVQGPFAVSDVGELSNVDAIPQAADELLNLEGVTAVVVMGQKNGTLHLSGRSRDDRVHMGRALQEAVADIPMAGAGGHSRMGGGQLSIEHMNGLGPSDGVSSAEFSDRLFAVLGGEQ